One window of Penaeus chinensis breed Huanghai No. 1 chromosome 3, ASM1920278v2, whole genome shotgun sequence genomic DNA carries:
- the LOC125040532 gene encoding uncharacterized protein LOC125040532, with translation MDNGCKKRLNEVPVFKLPLEHGLSEAQPPRKSSMTKWLRTFSESTSSRQSPRTQGYTDDEKEEFWEELDEEVRKVPAEEKLWVGGDFNGHVGSDNTGREETVGRYVYGDKNDGGEELVAFAIRHNLWIVNRFYKKAPRHKMTYQSGGFQLQIDYILCRTNDKNTKDCKVILGESITNQHRPVICTLRAAEYKAQKKQGMPKTKWWKVEEEKSKREAKRAVVVAKARAYERLYEDLDTAEGMKKVLRMAKQKDKNSKDIYQRKLMKSEEGNVLTKNEEILER, from the exons GACTGAACGAGGTGCCTGTCTTTAAGCTGCCCCTCGAACACGGCCTTAGCGAGGCTCAACCTCCCAGGAAGTCCTCCATGACGAAGTGGCTGCGGACCTTTTCGGAGTCGACCTCCTCACGCCAGAGTCCCAGAACC CAAGGTTACAcagatgatgaaaaggaggagttTTGGGAGGAGCTGGACGAGGAGGTAAGAAAAGTACCAGCTGAAGAGAAACTCTGGGTGGGCGGAGACTTCAATGGACACGTTGGCAGTGACAACACAGGCAGAGAAGAAACAGTTGGCAGATATGTTTACGGTGACAAAAATGATGGTGGCGAAGAGCTTGTGGCGTTCGCGATAAGACACAACCTGTGGATTGTGAACAGATTCTACAAGAAAGCCCCAAGACACAAGATGACCTACCAAAGTGGGGGTTTTCAGTTGCAAATTGACTACATCCTCTGCCGCACAAACGACAAAAACACCAAAGACTGTAAGGTCATTCTAGGTGAAAGCATCACAAACCAACATCGGCCAGTCATCTGCACGCTAAGAGCTGCAGAGTATAAAGCCCAAAAGAAACAAGGAATGCCGAAAACCAAATGgtggaaagtggaagaagaaaaat CAAAAAGGGAAGCAAAGAGAGCAGTAGTAGTGGCGAAAGCAAGAGCGTATGAGCGGCTATATGAAGACCTGGATACTGCAGAGGGCATGAAAAAGGTATTGAGGATGGCGAAGCAGAAGGATAAGAACTCTAAGGATATCTATCAGAGGAAACTGAtgaagagtgaggaaggaaatgTGCTGACGAAAAATGAAGAGATCCTGGAAAGGTAG